The Candidatus Reconcilbacillus cellulovorans nucleotide sequence ATAACGTTTTTCAGCAAAGGAGTCCCCCTTTTTATCCAGGCATCTTTGCAATGAGGCCTGAATCGCTTGCGCATTTTCGTAAATGCGAATTCCCGGCAGATCCAGCGGCGGGTTTCCATCTTCGAGCAGCAATGAACGGATCGCTGCAACGTAATCTTTGGCAACTTCAGCTTCTGCGGATGAATCGTTCTCAATTTTCCTTTCGATCTCGCGAATTCCGCGCAGGCTTTTCTTGATTCCGGTCTTCAGCTTGCGATCCAGATCGACAACGGGTTTGGCGATGTCCTTGAGGTAGTGGTACTGGCAGTATTGATACGGAACATCGGGCAAAAGCGACTCCATGGCCATCCGGATGGATTGCTGGCCGTCCGTTACGATCCCGATGATCGGAAAGCCGAGTTCAATCACCGGGAGAATCATTTTCTTCAGTTCCTCAGCGGAACTGCTTTTCAGGTTTTGGGCGGCCAGAATGGTGCCGCTGAAGATTTCCCGAATGACATACAGCGTCTCATTTCCCTTTTCGGGTTGAACGCCGTCCATGGAGATCATGATGCCTCCGTTGTCTT carries:
- a CDS encoding transposase gives rise to the protein MKHTSYGFDVLALVGQLRFKYHMTIGEITEELNRRGVVTSERNSQRLYERYLTLLRASVTDHVKTILKQVVQDNGGIMISMDGVQPEKGNETLYVIREIFSGTILAAQNLKSSSAEELKKMILPVIELGFPIIGIVTDGQQSIRMAMESLLPDVPYQYCQYHYLKDIAKPVVDLDRKLKTGIKKSLRGIREIERKIENDSSAEAEVAKDYVAAIRSLLLEDGNPPLDLPGIRIYENAQAIQASLQRCLDKKGDSFAEKRY